A window of the Microbacterium sp. AZCO genome harbors these coding sequences:
- the argF gene encoding ornithine carbamoyltransferase, producing the protein MTRHLLRDDDLTQAEQDEILDLAVALKKDRWKLKPLEGPQTVAVIFDKSSTRTRVSFAVGIADLGGSPLIISTANSQLGGKETPADTARVLERQVAAIVWRTYAQAGLEEMAAGTRVPVVNALSDDFHPCQLLADLLTIKEHKGELKGLTLAFFGDGMSNMAHSYVLACVTAGMHVRVASPEAYAPRDDVIADADRRAAETGGSVTLYTDPNEAAAGADVIVTDTWVSMGKEEEKLARLRDLGGYKVTQEIMGLAKPDAIFIHCLPADRGYEVDAEVIDGPQSVVWDEAENRLHAQKALLVWLLRQQ; encoded by the coding sequence ATGACGCGTCACCTCCTGCGCGACGACGACCTGACCCAGGCCGAGCAGGACGAGATCCTCGACCTCGCCGTCGCCCTCAAGAAGGATCGCTGGAAGCTGAAGCCCCTCGAGGGCCCGCAGACGGTCGCCGTGATCTTCGACAAGTCCTCGACGCGCACGCGCGTGTCGTTCGCCGTGGGGATCGCCGACCTCGGCGGGTCGCCCCTCATCATCTCGACGGCCAACAGCCAGCTCGGCGGCAAGGAGACCCCGGCCGACACCGCGCGGGTGCTCGAGCGCCAGGTCGCCGCGATCGTGTGGCGCACCTACGCGCAGGCGGGCCTCGAGGAGATGGCCGCCGGCACACGCGTCCCCGTGGTCAACGCCCTGAGCGACGACTTCCACCCGTGCCAGCTCCTCGCCGACCTCCTCACGATCAAGGAGCACAAGGGGGAGCTGAAGGGCCTGACCCTCGCCTTCTTCGGCGACGGCATGTCGAACATGGCGCACTCGTACGTGCTCGCGTGCGTCACGGCCGGGATGCACGTGCGGGTCGCCTCGCCCGAGGCCTACGCACCCCGCGACGACGTCATCGCCGATGCCGATCGCCGTGCCGCCGAGACCGGCGGCTCCGTCACGCTCTACACCGACCCCAACGAGGCGGCGGCCGGTGCCGACGTCATCGTGACCGACACGTGGGTGTCGATGGGCAAGGAGGAGGAGAAGCTCGCGCGCCTGCGCGACCTCGGCGGCTACAAGGTCACGCAGGAGATCATGGGGCTGGCGAAGCCCGATGCGATCTTCATCCACTGCCTCCCCGCCGATCGCGGCTACGAGGTCGACGCCGAGGTGATCGACGGCCCGCAGAGCGTCGTGTGGGACGAGGCCGAGAACCGGCTGCACGCGCAGAAGGCGCTCCTCGTGTGGCTGCTCCGGCAGCAGTAG